A region from the Variovorax paradoxus genome encodes:
- a CDS encoding ABC transporter substrate-binding protein has product MKAFSRRDCLQAMAAAAGMSALAMPGMSFAAQNLVVNTYGGRWEKFWRSDLMPTFMRSAGVETTLDVGLGKNFVANLRAAGVAKPPYSILMVNENIASLVRAEGYFEPIPAAKVPNLANVYPILRNAEDNGVRGIVSTIGIGYRKDLVKTPPKSWSDLWSNPEFKGKIGLYQIGNTAAMLFLLMTAKLYGGSQDAIDRAFTEIKKLLPFTQADWSGTLSTMLTRGDVTVAVIDFPEIVALQKKGVPVEMVVPTEGVLAFEQSFNVLKNASAKEEAYKYLDFILRPDVQEMMAKEFFTSPTNTRSKLPPDLAKDVPVSGDRMKSIFQFDWAKVNPQVAAITDRWNREMK; this is encoded by the coding sequence ATGAAAGCCTTCTCCCGCCGCGACTGCCTGCAAGCCATGGCCGCCGCAGCCGGCATGTCCGCGCTCGCGATGCCGGGCATGTCGTTCGCCGCGCAGAATCTCGTCGTCAATACCTACGGCGGACGCTGGGAAAAATTCTGGCGCTCCGACCTGATGCCCACGTTCATGAGATCGGCCGGCGTGGAAACCACGCTCGACGTGGGCCTGGGCAAGAACTTCGTGGCCAACCTGCGCGCAGCCGGCGTCGCCAAGCCGCCCTACAGCATCCTGATGGTCAACGAGAACATCGCGAGCCTGGTGCGTGCCGAAGGCTACTTCGAGCCCATTCCCGCGGCCAAGGTGCCCAACCTCGCGAACGTGTACCCGATCCTGCGCAATGCCGAGGACAACGGGGTGCGCGGCATTGTCTCGACCATCGGCATCGGCTACCGCAAGGACCTGGTGAAGACGCCGCCCAAGTCGTGGTCGGACCTGTGGAGCAACCCCGAGTTCAAGGGCAAGATCGGGCTCTACCAGATCGGCAACACGGCCGCGATGCTGTTCCTGCTGATGACGGCCAAGCTCTACGGCGGCTCGCAGGACGCGATCGACCGCGCCTTCACCGAGATCAAGAAGCTCCTGCCGTTCACGCAGGCCGACTGGAGCGGCACGCTGTCGACCATGCTCACGCGCGGCGACGTGACGGTGGCGGTGATCGACTTCCCCGAGATCGTGGCCCTGCAAAAAAAGGGCGTGCCCGTGGAGATGGTGGTGCCCACCGAGGGCGTGCTGGCCTTCGAACAGTCGTTCAACGTGCTGAAGAATGCGTCGGCCAAGGAAGAGGCCTACAAGTACCTCGACTTCATCCTGCGCCCCGACGTGCAGGAAATGATGGCCAAGGAGTTCTTCACCTCGCCGACCAACACCCGCTCGAAGCTCCCGCCCGACCTCGCCAAGGACGTGCCGGTGAGCGGGGACCGCATGAAGTCGATCTTCCAGTTCGACTGGGCCAAGGTGAACCCGCAGGTCGCGGCCATCACCGACCGCTGGAACCGGGAGATGAAGTGA
- a CDS encoding ABC transporter ATP-binding protein: MSEAAHARAATGRRTTRVSLDGLRKHFDNAPAPAIAHLDLKTEEGEFISLLGPSGCGKTTTLRCVAGFEFPDEGRVRLNDEDITDLPPEKRDIGMVFQNYALFPHLTVWRNLAFGLEMRGIGKAECKRRIDDVLAMVQLTALAERYPRQLSGGQQQRVALARALVIEPRLLLLDEPLANLDAVLREDMRVFIRELQKRVGITTLYVTHDQSEAMVMSDRVAVMLGGKLLQFDVPEAIYMRPRSVEVARFIGRSNLIEGSVEGRTDEPGPYPTYRVSTALGSVPASHDQPLATGQPVHVTIRPEAIRFRNDGPYAGRVQSAYFLGSTVEHTVQCAGGQGLLVQTSPARRLDAGAQAAFAFDPGHAWIIAAAP, from the coding sequence GTGAGCGAGGCCGCCCACGCGCGCGCCGCCACGGGCCGCCGCACCACGCGGGTGTCGCTCGACGGCCTGCGCAAGCACTTCGACAATGCACCCGCGCCGGCCATCGCGCACCTCGACCTCAAGACCGAGGAAGGCGAATTCATCTCGCTGCTGGGTCCGAGCGGCTGCGGCAAGACGACCACGCTGCGCTGCGTGGCGGGGTTCGAGTTTCCCGACGAAGGACGCGTGCGCCTGAACGACGAGGACATCACCGACCTGCCGCCCGAGAAGCGCGACATCGGCATGGTGTTCCAGAACTACGCGCTGTTTCCGCACCTGACGGTGTGGCGCAACCTGGCATTCGGCCTGGAGATGCGCGGCATCGGCAAGGCCGAGTGCAAGCGCCGCATCGACGACGTGCTCGCGATGGTGCAGCTCACCGCCTTGGCCGAGCGCTATCCGCGCCAGCTCTCGGGCGGCCAGCAGCAACGCGTGGCGCTGGCGCGCGCGCTGGTGATCGAACCGCGCCTGCTGCTGCTCGACGAACCGCTCGCGAACCTCGACGCGGTGCTGCGCGAGGACATGCGCGTGTTCATCCGCGAGCTGCAAAAGCGCGTGGGCATCACCACGCTCTACGTGACGCACGACCAGTCGGAAGCCATGGTGATGTCCGACCGCGTGGCCGTGATGCTCGGCGGCAAGCTGCTGCAGTTCGACGTTCCCGAGGCGATCTACATGCGCCCGCGCAGCGTGGAAGTGGCGCGCTTCATCGGCCGCTCGAACCTCATCGAAGGCAGCGTCGAAGGCCGGACCGACGAACCCGGTCCGTATCCCACCTACCGCGTGAGCACCGCACTCGGCAGCGTGCCGGCAAGCCACGACCAGCCGCTTGCGACGGGGCAGCCGGTGCATGTGACGATCCGCCCCGAGGCGATCCGCTTTCGCAACGACGGGCCTTACGCGGGACGCGTGCAGTCGGCCTACTTCCTCGGCAGCACGGTCGAGCACACGGTGCAGTGCGCCGGTGGCCAGGGCCTGCTGGTGCAGACCTCGCCGGCCCGGCGCCTGGACGCCGGCGCCCAGGCGGCCTTTGCCTTCGACCCGGGCCACGCCTGGATCATCGCGGCCGCGCCATGA
- a CDS encoding cysteine hydrolase family protein: MKAWVYNEERELDAAQFADYLNPATTAVVSIDMHRGHLDDSPDCPCPAPRARDVVAPIDSFHDAVRALGVRIVHIRSVLRPDGVDDIRGIPSAWRRTFPLHVGAIPNADAHAIEGSKWTEWVTRVEPGDMRVDSKRRLSAFYPTDLDFLLRNQRIETVVLNGGFTDCCVLNTAFDASNHNYRVIVLRDLVRGTDAHLEGAALAMVSLHLGLVMDSRELLGRWRGDLRSSVNPIR; encoded by the coding sequence ATGAAGGCCTGGGTCTACAACGAGGAGCGCGAGCTCGACGCGGCGCAGTTCGCCGACTACCTCAACCCGGCCACCACCGCGGTGGTTTCCATCGACATGCACCGGGGCCACCTGGACGACAGCCCCGACTGCCCCTGCCCCGCGCCGCGGGCGCGCGACGTGGTGGCGCCCATCGACAGCTTCCACGACGCGGTGCGCGCGCTGGGCGTGCGCATCGTACACATCAGGTCGGTGCTGCGGCCCGATGGCGTGGACGACATCCGCGGCATTCCGTCCGCATGGCGGCGCACCTTTCCGCTGCACGTGGGCGCGATTCCCAATGCCGACGCGCACGCCATCGAAGGCTCGAAGTGGACCGAGTGGGTCACGCGCGTGGAGCCCGGCGACATGCGCGTGGACAGCAAGCGGCGCCTCTCGGCCTTCTACCCGACCGACCTCGACTTCTTGCTGCGCAACCAGCGCATCGAGACGGTGGTGCTCAACGGCGGCTTCACCGACTGCTGCGTGCTCAACACTGCCTTCGACGCCAGCAACCACAACTACCGCGTGATCGTGCTGCGCGACCTGGTGCGCGGCACCGATGCGCACCTGGAGGGCGCGGCACTCGCGATGGTGTCGCTGCACCTGGGGCTGGTCATGGACTCGCGCGAGCTGCTTGGCCGATGGCGCGGCGACCTCCGTTCTTCCGTCAACCCGATTCGCTGA
- a CDS encoding isopenicillin N synthase family dioxygenase, producing the protein MPNSIPLVDLGGNLDPGVPAARKAALQLHEALSTIGFAYIAGHTVQRATRDAAFAASREFHASTLEQKRSLAINAFHRGYMGMATSTIVTSSVARVTRPNMSESLMLMHELPPDDAGLLAGLPMQGPNQWPGWLPGFKPAMTQYVSEVDALGRYIVRLVAMSLGLEATALDHHFDHPTTFLRALHYPPQPTVEDDQMGSAPHTDYGIVTLLAQDDSGGLQVRPRGGDWIEAPPIPDTYVLNVGDMLARWTNDRFVSTPHRVINRSGGDRYSLPYFLDPGMDALIECLPTCTDAQHPPRYEPVAYGEYLLERLDKNYAYRKPANA; encoded by the coding sequence ATGCCGAACTCCATTCCCCTTGTCGACCTCGGCGGCAACCTCGACCCGGGTGTCCCCGCTGCCAGGAAGGCGGCCCTGCAGCTTCACGAAGCGCTGAGCACCATCGGCTTTGCCTACATCGCGGGCCACACCGTGCAGCGCGCCACGCGCGACGCGGCCTTTGCGGCCTCGCGCGAGTTCCATGCCTCTACCCTCGAGCAGAAGCGCTCCCTCGCGATCAACGCCTTCCATCGCGGCTACATGGGCATGGCCACCTCGACCATCGTGACCTCTTCGGTGGCCAGGGTCACCCGGCCCAACATGAGCGAATCGCTGATGCTCATGCACGAGCTGCCGCCGGACGACGCGGGCCTTCTCGCCGGCCTGCCGATGCAGGGGCCGAACCAGTGGCCCGGATGGCTGCCGGGCTTCAAGCCCGCCATGACGCAGTACGTGAGCGAGGTCGACGCGCTCGGCCGCTACATCGTGCGCCTGGTCGCGATGAGCCTCGGCCTGGAGGCCACCGCGCTCGACCATCACTTCGACCATCCCACCACCTTCCTGCGCGCGTTGCACTATCCCCCGCAGCCGACGGTCGAAGACGACCAGATGGGCTCGGCGCCCCACACCGACTACGGGATCGTCACGCTGCTCGCGCAGGACGACTCCGGGGGCCTGCAGGTGCGCCCGCGCGGCGGCGACTGGATCGAGGCGCCGCCGATTCCGGACACCTACGTGCTCAACGTCGGCGACATGCTCGCGCGCTGGACCAACGACCGCTTCGTGTCCACGCCGCACCGCGTCATCAACCGCTCGGGGGGCGACCGCTATTCGCTGCCCTACTTCCTCGACCCCGGCATGGACGCGCTGATCGAATGCCTGCCGACCTGCACCGACGCGCAGCATCCGCCCCGCTACGAGCCGGTGGCCTACGGCGAGTACCTGCTCGAGAGGCTCGACAAGAACTACGCCTACCGCAAGCCGGCGAACGCCTGA